A single genomic interval of Aedes aegypti strain LVP_AGWG chromosome 1, AaegL5.0 Primary Assembly, whole genome shotgun sequence harbors:
- the LOC5570656 gene encoding uncharacterized protein LOC5570656 isoform X2 yields MLLTQSLVMNTLGLKLGSWLKIEQMQKTIRDSIDNTPAQNVPTASSETEHKLEDDMNKDVVIEILNSNKACQFLIHGKLAEGTTLKKNERNLICRTICTHFFSSMIMQGISVTVGMKTKLAQCIVEAYDCLKVDEEGKPAEADFFWLHNGRSTGEHTGCIHNWVRNQQPKAPKAIRRKRRAVPDLNDDEVEAFEQLSTCDENEEYDNISHLMSKTFRYRQELRRRKTNPSNLCVDFPHMLWHGNTMINDEFDLMFPDRNSAVGTLSCISSFCMMLDHSYGEIASPSIQALMKITTELTAQGNIRKADPAGLPPLEEFASVFIRWLQPGTDIEYFLENVLGDPPYILCSTMAFAEDKYFVVVLRTAFDCGCDFDVAFDLLYKSYKVFNFEVPGKAKKVMDFFDLVYGIYACSRLNHVNKLFDKIKLAMKK; encoded by the exons ATGTTGCTAACCCAAAGCCTAGTGATGAATACATTGGGACTCAAGCTTGGATCTTGGCTCAAAATCGAACAGATGCAGAAAACCATACGTGACAGTATCGATAATACTCCTGCGCag AATGTACCTACCGCGTCGTCCGAAACTGAACATAAACTCGAAGATGATATGAACAAAGACGTTGTAATCGAAATTTTGAATTCGAACAAAGCATGCCAATTTCTTATCCACGGAAAGCTGGCCGAAGGAACGACACTTAAGAAAAATGAAAGGAACCTTATCTGCAGGACTATATGTACTCATTTCTTCTCCTCAATGATCATGCAGGGAAT ATCGGTGACAGTTGGGATGAAGACAAAACTTGCACAGTGTATCGTGGAGGCATACGATTGTCTGAAAGTCGATGAAGAAGGAAAGCCTGCTGAG GCTGACTTTTTCTGGCTACATAATGGACGAAGCACTGGAGAGCATACAGGATGTATTCACAACTGGGTTCGCAATCAACAACCTAAAGCGCCTAAAGCTATTCGCCGTAAACGTCGGGCTGTTCCGGACCTAAACGATGATGAAGTAGAAGCGTTCGAGCAACTGAGCACTTGTGACGAAAATGAAGAATACGATAATATCTCTCATCTTATGAGTAAAACATTCCGTTATCGTCAGGAGCTGCGTCGACGAAAAACTAATCCATCAAACTTATGTGTGGATTTTCCACACATGCTGTGGCACGGTAATACCATG ATCAATGATGAGTTCGACCTAATGTTCCCTGATAGAAATAGTGCTGTTGGGACTCTTTCTTGCATTTCATCTTTTTGTATGATGCTTGATCATTCTTATGGTGAAATTGCCTCAC cATCGATTCAAGCATTAATGAAAATAACGACCGAGTTAACAGCACAAGGAAACATTCGCAAAGCCGATCCGGCCGGATTACCGCCCCTTGAAGAGTTCGCTTCCGTATTTATTCGTTGGCTCCAACCAGGAACGGACATCgagtattttcttgaaaatgtcCTAGGAGATCCACCGTATATTCTGTGCTCTACTATGGCCTTTGCTGAAGACAAATATTTTGTCGTTGTTTTAAGGACTGCTTTCGACTGTGGATGCGACTTTGATGTAGCGTTTGATTTACTATACAAATCCTATAAAGTGTTCAATTTCGAAGTACCGGGGAAGGCTAAGAAAGTAATGGATTTTTTCGATTTAGTTTATGGCATTTACGCTTGCAGCAGGCTTAATCACGTCAACAAGTTGTTTGACAAAATCAAATTGGCGATGAAAAAATGA
- the LOC5576588 gene encoding probable 4-coumarate--CoA ligase 1, translating to MFPRDVYTFFDEDEQTWRGRNVPPLCNPNQGVGQLVWRLLDRAPWKIAQISAETNRRVTYHEMRLRSIRVAQNLSAIVGIEKGDMVTIVARNNENVAPIVFGCFMLGTPMNTLDPGFHREDFAHMFESIKPKLVICEGDLVDEMVGAFEMVGIEPELIVFGPRINGYGKVDDLLVETGTEKYFLPVNIDDPANELAIVLCSSGTTGRSKGVCLSHSLCVANMTGIWTCYESDRVLCLSSLYWISGIGTLMTATAAGATRIITTVPFSAGMMISLIEQFRVSVIFFPPSHALAILNEPTIGMADFSSMRMVLCGGGPVSADLKRSFEMYLPKGRLHVVYGLSELGGAGCMSEIAYKNGSVGILSNGVVAKIVDEEGNALPFNEEGELFVKSQFIFMEYYGNPEATEEMKSEDGWLQTGDIARVDEDGLFYIVDRKKDIIKYAGYQISPTEIEMVIMKIPGVVAVCVTGIPVPGNDLPVALVVKALDSEVTEEKIIETVAENMVDFKHLRGGVYFVNAFPMTPSGKILRRTCRDIAVELYNETHN from the exons atGTTCCCTCGAGATGTGTACACCTTCTTCGACGAGGACGAACAGACGTGGCGTGGACGGAATGTCCCACCGCTGTGCAATCCGAACCAAGGGGTTGGTCAACTGGTATGGCGTTTGCTAGATCGGGCTCCGTGGAAGATCGCCCAGATCAGTGCCGAGACTAACCGTCGGGTAACCTACCACGAGATGCGCTTGAGGTCAATCCGGGTGGCGCAGAATTTGTCCGCGATTGTGGGCATCGAGAAAGGGGACATGGTAACCATTGTGGCTCGCAATAATGAAAACGTGGCTCCTATCGTGTTCGGATGTTTCATGTTGGGGACTCCGATGAATACGCTAGATCCGGGGTTTCACCGAGAGGACTTCGCCCACATGTTCGAAAGCATCAAACCGAAGTTGGTGATTTGCGAAGGCGATCTGGTGGATGAAATGGTTGGAGCATTCGAGATGGTGGGCATCGAGCCGGAGCTAATCGTGTTTGGACCGAGGATCAACGGGTATGGAAAAGTTGATGACCTGTTGGTTGAAACTGGCACGGAGAAATACTTCCTGCCTGTCAACATTGACGACCCGGCTAACGAGTTGGCGATCGTGCTTTGTTCATCGGGTACTACCGGTAGATCCAAGGGTGTTTGCCTTTCGCATAGTCTGTGCGTGGCAAATATGACGGGTATTTGGACATGCTACGAGTCAGACCGTGTACTCTGCTTGAGTTCCCTATATTGGATATCTGGGATTGGGACGCTCATGACGGCGACGGCCGCTGGTGCAACTCGAATCATCACTACGGTACCATTCAGTGCGGGAATGATGATCAGTCTTATCGAACAGTTCAGGGTGAGCGTAATCTTCTTTCCTCCGTCGCACGCGTTGGCAATTTTGAACGAACCAACCATCGGAATGGCGGACTTCTCCAGCATGCGTATGGTTCTATGCGGCGGAGGACCGGTGTCCGCGGACCTAAAACGGTCCTTTGAAATGTATTTGCCGAAGGGTCGATTGCATGTCGTATATGGGTTGTCAGAATTGGGTGGAGCGGGTTGTATGAGCGAAATAGCTTACAAGAACGGATCGGTTGGGATACTTTCCAATGGAGTAGTGGCCAAGATCGTAGACGAAGAAGGCAACGCACTTCCGTTCAACGAAGAAGGAGAATTGTTCGTTAAGTCGCAGTTTATTTTCATG GAATATTACGGAAATCCGGAGGCAACTGAGGAAATGAAGTCAGAAGATGGTTGGTTGCAAACTGGAGACATTGCCCGGGTAGATGAGGATGGATTGTTCTATATCGTGGACCGCAAGAAGGACATTATCAAGTACGCAGGCTACCAGATTTCGCCGACGGAGATCGAAATGGTAATTATGAAGATTCCCGGAGTGGTGGCAGTTTGTGTCACGGGAATTCCAGTGCCAGGGAACGATCTGCCGGTTGCGTTGGTGGTGAAGGCACTGGACTCCGAGGTGACAGAGGAGAAGATCATTGAGACGGTGGCGGAGAATATGGTGGATTTCAAACATCTTAGGGGTGGCGTTTATTTTGTGAATGCTTTTCCGATGACACCTTCTGGCAAGATTTTGCGGCGTACGTGTCGAGATATTGCAGTTGAGTTGTATAATGAGACTCACAATTGA